The DNA sequence GCCGACCCACACACTCTCCCCTTGGACACAGAGTCAGGAGCTGAGAGGCACGACCAAGTGGGTTCATTCACACCCTCACACTCCATTCAATGGCAATATGGGTTCAGAGTAAATactaaaatgttgttgttttagtatctatctatctatatctatatagatatattAAAACAACATTTTAGTATTTACTCTGAACCCATATTGCCATTGAATGGAGTGTGAGGGTGTGAATGAACCCACTTGGTCGTGCCTCTCAGCTCCTGACTCTGTGTCCAAGGGGAGAGTGTGTGGGTCGGCCCCCCACACAGGTGACCTATATATATTCAGGAATGGAACAGCACTGTCAACCGAGGCAGGACTCCACTATCAGCCCAATGATTGGCCAGCGCTTGGATAAGTCATCCTCACCGGGCCACAGGTGGGATTCGACTTTGAGCAGAATGATTGGCCAGCTCTCAGGTCAATCAACCTCACTGGACCATGGGTGGGATTCGACTTTGAGCAGAATGATTGGCGGACTCTCCAATCAGTCAACCTCTGTGAGACAGCTGATTGGTCAGATTCGACTGGACCAGTCATCCCAGTGGCTGGATAAAGGCCAGGATGAGAGCCAGATGATGGGGCCTCTGGTTGGAGAGCTGGATGAGTCTGCTGCGCAATGGAGTGGGAGCTCAGGTAACAGTCAGTGAATATGGATGGAATATTACTGTCTGCTTAGGGTGTGTTGGTTTGTGTTATTGCATGTCTTATTTCAGTGTGCAAGAGCACATTTCTTGCTAATGCTGTACTGAACCCCCCTACATTAGGAGCTGATGGGTCTAACTCCCTAGGCTGGGTGGATCTGAGAGGCTCAGGCCAGACAGGAGTGTCATCTGACCAAGAGGGAGCCCCTGAAGCCCATTCACAGAGCAGCTCCTTTCCCCCTGGACTGGAACCTCTGCCACACTACCAGTGCCTGCAGCGCTCTGGCACCAGTTCGCAGGAAGTAGACAGGACTGGGGGTAAGTCTATTCGAGATGTTTTCTAATGATGAATCAGGAtttcctttttatttttattttttttacctcatcCTCTTGTTTCCTACATCTTTGACGTTGACCCACCTAACTAGTATTCACCTTTCCTTAATTTGTTGTGATGGTATGGATGAGTTACTAGGTTCAGACTGTTAATCatattttactatgttctgtcTCTGTGGATCCAGCCTCTGACTCCTTTCACCCCCTCCTGGATGAAGTCACACACAACGAGACAGCTGAACCCTCCATGACCTTTCACCTTCCAGAAGAGGACGTGGAGGGGCCATGTTTCCACGAAGAAGAAAGTGACCATGAAGCACTTGCAGGGGACCTTGAACTCTCTGCATGCTCAGAGGAGTTTGTGGACGACACTTGGTCTGTCACCTCTGACCCCTCTCCTGAGTgcctgagaggaagggaggaaccACCTCCGCCCTCGCCTACCCTGCACGACTCCTTGTACCAGCTGACCACGTCCCAGTGCCTCCCTCATAACTCTGCTCTGGATGTATCCCCAGGAGCAGAGGTGGGGGTTCTGGCAGCATGTTCCCTCTCAGGCGCCTCTCTCTGTGAAGATGTCCCCACTTTGGACAAGCCACTTGAAGGCAGGGACACTGATATGGAGAGCATACCAGCACCTCAGACAGTTGACCAAGGAGGTGCTATTATTAAGGACCTGGGTGCAGGAGAGCCGGATGCCCAGCTATGTTCAGAGTCAAAGATCAGCCCTCCCATCTGGGAGAGAATTGTCATTACATATAATTCACTATTCAAATGTTTCAGACTATTGGTCCAGTGATGGGGTTGTTTAACGGATGTCACTCGAGACGGGCTTTGAGAAGGTGTCTTCTGTAATGCTATTAGTTGATCTTTGTGATTTGACGTCTTTCTCCTCTTTTCAGGTGGGCAGTGTGACGGGGATAATGGATTCCATGCTGACCCTGGTGAGCCTGACAGACACCACATTAAAGGACCACGGACTTgctgaggaaggagagatggatgaggtATCAGACCAAGAAGGCATTGTGGAGAAGGTAATTTCCCAATGACCAGAGGAGTCTGTGAAGACTGAGCAACTGAATCTCTGCTGTAAACTCCTCCGCTGCATGCATTTTGTTGGGTAGTCTCTGACCTTAGTGTGATGTTTTCTAGGAATCCAAgtggaagaggactggccaccccacatagcctggttcctctctaggtttcttcctaggttttggcctttctagggagtttttcctagccaccgtgcttctacacctgcattgcttgctgtttggggttttaggctgggtttctgtacagcactttgagatatcagctgatgtacgaagggctatataaataaatttgatttgattttgatttgacagtGTTGCCAGAGGAGGATGCCAGCCTACAGGAGGAAGAGACAACCCCCTCTCATGCAGGTGAGAACCAGAAGACCTGAAACTTCTgactcttctctctttccttctgagTCCTTTCTTGGTCTGTACAAGGTTCCGAAGTGCTTTAAGTACATATGTGTATCCTTGTTTATACTTTTTTTCTCTTTCCATGGCAAGTGATGCTGCTGGAGTTCCAGTCGTGTCCCAGCATGAATCTACAAGAGGCCTTCCAGCAGAAACGCAGAGCCCTGATCCAGAGGTCTGCCCCCAAGATGGCTGAAGCCAAAGCAAACACCAGGGCCCAGTCTGAAACCACTGAGACCAGGGCCAACACAACCACCAGGGCCTAGTCTGACCCAACCACTGTTCAGTCATCCACTACTAAAcccaggagagaggggaggagtgcaGAGTCAACCCATGCAGGAGTGGATGCCAAGCAGAAAAAGCATTAGCCAAAGCTCCAAACTCCCTTGCAGCCTCCCTTGCTAGGTAACAATGGATACGTCTAATATTGTGTTAACAACCAACCAACACGTGGCAACTCTTGGGGAAGGAATGGGGGGTTAGTGATGGGTCAAACACTTGGTCTTAGGGGTTGTACTGTTACTGAACAGAGTCCTCTCTTTGTCCTCGGTGAGTGAAGCCAAGCTGAAGAAGGTTGGGGAGGTGAGGATCAGCACTCCTGAGATGAGGAAACAGGATGTGGCTGACATGCGCCAGAGAACAGAGAGGTGATAAGTTCTTTCTATTCTGCTGGAACAAGACCCAACCACACATCATGTAAACGTGATATCTGACTCTGGTACCTAGGATGTTTTTTCAGTGCCACCCGTTTCTCTCATGGTCTCTGCAGGTTGTACAGCTGACTAGATGAGGTGAAGCTTCAGAAGGAGGTCAGGAGCAGACAGGAGGCATATGCCAAAGAGTTTCACAAGGTAACATTTAAAATAACCCAATTTTTAAACATGATACTGTATCTGGCATTATGTATATTGAATTAATTGAAAGTTGAAGTGGATTGATATACATCAACATTAGTCAGTTTGAATTGATATGAATTCTGTTTTCTCTCGTCACAGAAAATCTTACAGAAGCTACGGGCCAAGCAGTCTCCGCAATGATACTGACTATCAGTTTTATCTGTTGTGTGTTCTGTTTGCACTTATTTTGTACTTCCATGTGTATTTGTACAGTTTAATCagtaatgtaaaatatatttttaaagtgtGTATATAATCTGCATTGTCTATTCATCACAACTTACTGTGTTCACACAACAAAAGCAGCCAGTGCACTATTACACCTTGAATACTGTAGGTACACACATTGCATTATGAGAATGTTATGTTGCCTgtaaaaatatttttgttttagGTTTTCATAGCCAATAAAGTTGCTTGTTGCTGATTTTGCCTATCCTTATAAGTTGTATTATGGGAGGCCACTTGAAATGAAAAGATTGGAAAACTTCTAAACTTGTCACACGAAATAAAGCCCTCCCACCATTTTAAAAGGTGATACACTGGGCATATTCATTACGTTGACGgagacctacctgaatttgtccaatagaaactcctTTCGCTGTTTGCTTCCATAATGAATACGCCCCAGCTCATTATACGGTGGTTTGTTGAATGTCttattggcttgaagggcattcttgAGCGTGTGTGATTTCCCTATAACACACAGTATATttgcacggtagaattcaatggaTATAGTTaattcttacatgttctatgtttgagctgcttttgaaagcaaaagtctaATTGAAAACCATTATTGGTAATttcgctacccaagagtggtaaagcagcctttactggttctaacagcagacctataagcttgcgaCCAGCTCTGAgcaacttttggaaaaaattatgttagcaaatacaatgctatttctctttTAAACCTCTACATCCCCACGGGATGGttaagctaacgtaggctaatgtgattagcatgaggttgtaagtaacatgaacatttcccaggacatagatatatctgatattggcagaaagcataaattgttgttaatctaactgcactgtccaacttacagtagttattacagtgaaagaataccatgctatttgaggagagtgcacaattaagaacttgaaaatgtattaataaatcaattaggcacatttgggcagtcttgatacaacattttgaacagaaatgcaatggttccttGGATCAGtcaaaaactttgcacatacactgctgccatttagtggccaacatctaaattgGCTGGAATAagacattatggcctttctcttgcttttcaaagatgatggtacaaaaaaaacacagttttttttatttgtattgtcttttaccagatctaatgtgttatattctcctacatttaattcacatttccacaaacttcaaagtgtttcctttcaaatggtatcaggtcctgagctacaggcagttagatttgggcatgtcattttaggcgaaaattgaaaaaaagtgtggatccttaagaggttttaacaaattgacaacagcCTTTCAGCATGCTTAAAGAAAGggacactcaacatgtactgtactgacacaaattactgatgattggttgaaagaaattgataagaagattgtgggagttgtactgttagatttcagtgcattGATGTTATtaaccataacctgttgttgagagaACTTATGTTtaatggcttttcaacctcagcTCTGAATATCAGCTCACGATATGGCAATCTAAAataactcaaagggttttctttaatggaagattCTCTAATGTCAAACCTGTAGGGTGTGGTGTACCTCAGGGCagttctctaggccctctacttttttctatttttaccaatgacatgCTACTGGAATTTAACAAAGCCGGtctgtccatgtatgctgatgattcaaccatatacgtgTCAGCATCCACAGTTAATGAAGTCCCTGAAACCCTTAGCAAGGAGTTGCAGTCcattttggaatgggtggccagtaataaactggtcatGAACatcatgagatcgaaggaattgtccatagagctccgagagaggattgtgtctaggcacagatttggggaagggtacgaaaacatttggaaccaccaagactcttccaagagctggccgcccggccaaactgagcaatcggggggagaaatgctttggtcagggaggtgaccaagaaccgatggtcactgacagagctccagagttcctctgtggagatgggagaaccttccagaagggcaaacatctctgcagcactctctgtAGCACAGGCCTTTAGGGTAGAGTGGCtggacggaagccactcctcagtaaaaggcacatgagagcccgcttggagtttgccaaaaggcacctaaaagactctcagaaacaaagatggaactctttggcctgaatgccaagcatcatgtctggaggaaatctgtcatcattcctacggtgaagcatggtggtggcagcatcatgctgtggggatgtttttcagcagcagggacttggagactagtcaagatctagggcaaagatgaacagagcaaagtacagagagatcattgatgaaaacctgctccagagcactcagacaggtgtcgaaggttcaccttccaacaggacaacgaccctaagcacacagccaagacaatgcaagagtggctttTGGACAAGTctatgagtaaagggtctgaacacttgtGTAAATGAgagatttcagttttttatttgtaataaatttgcaaacatttctaaaaacctgtttttgctttgtggggtattgtgtggggtattggggtattgtggggtattgtgtgtagattgatgagagaaaaaagcaatttaatccattgtagaatgaggctgtaacgtaacaaaatgtggtaaaggtcaaggggtttgaatactttccgaatgcactgtagttaaGATGCAGCGGaaccagaacagagcggcacgtcttgctccTTATTGTAGTCAGAGGGATAATATAAATACTTggatgccagtctctcttggctatgtgttgaaaattcctaattgtttgcatagtcaacttacgcACAGCTCTgccacacacttaccccaccagacataccaccagttgtcttttcatagtccccaaattcaagaaagcgtagaGTATTATATAGTGCCATTATTGCATAGAACTCCTTTCCATCTcatattgttaaaatatatagtcTCTCTCTTGTCCGTTCATACAGGACACATGTTATTctattcctgtctctctctctctctctctctctctctctctttctctctctctctctctctcgttcgtaCAGGCTACATGTTATTCTATTCCTGTGTCTCTCTCAGGCAGAGAGGAGTCGTGTGGCCAAGCAGCTGCAGGAGCAAGACCTAATGCTGGAAGTATCCAGGCAGAACTTCAGAGACACTATCAGCTAAAGTTAAATTGCAGATGGAGCTGTGGGTGCTAAAGCTAATACTCATAGGAATTAATAATCTCTATGAATGACGAATAACTAGGATCTCAATGATAATGCTAGCCACACACATCCACCAcatcctctctttctgctccacACGGAGACTCTGAAGGTTGACCACGCCGGACTTCTGCAGAGTTCCGCAGTTGCCCAACAGAAAGTTGTCACTCAGTGGGAGCTGTTGGATCGTACCAGGGGAGGTTGtgaggacagacagggacagtgCAAAGACTGAGGTGCAGCTGCCATGTCTCTTAGAAAATACATACAAGGTTATTAAAACCTAACTGTGCTTTGCATTGTCTCTTTTTATTGTGTCTGTGGATGTCCTTAAATGTTACAGTATgttcttatctctctgtcttttgGTCACAGATGTGCATTGTGGTCACCAAGCTAGAGGGTGAGAGGTGTGCTCTGGAAACGCAACTCgctaaagtcaaggtattgtacTGCCAAAGATCTCTGATGGGCCTCCACATTATGAAAAGTGTCTCCGCATTATGAAAAGGGTCTCCGCATTATGAAAAGGGCCTCCACATTATAAAAAGGGTCTCCGCACTATGAAAAGGGCCTCCACATTATGAAAAGGGTCTCCACATTATGAAAAGGGTCTCCACATTATGAAAAGGGCCTCCACATTATGAAAAGGGCCTCAGCATTATGAAAAGGGTCTCCACATTATGAAAAGGGCCTCCACATTATGAAAAGGGCCTCCACATTATGAAAAGGGTCTCCACATTATGAAAAGGGTCTCCACATTATGAAAAGGGCCTCCACATTATGAAAAGGGCCTCCACATTATGAAAAGGGTCTCCACATTATGAAAAGGGTCTCCACATTATGAAAAGGGCCTCCACATTATGAAAAGGGCCTCCACATTATGAAAAGGGCCTCCACATTATGAAAAGGGCCTCAGCATTATGAAAAGGGCCTCCACATTATGAAAAGGGTCTCTGCATTATAAAAAGGGTCTCCGCATTATGAAAAGGGCCTCAGCATTATGAACAGGGCCTCCACATTATGAAAAGGGCCTCCACATTATGAAAAGGGTCTCCGCATTATGAAAAGGGCCTCCACATTATGAAAAGGGCCTCAGCATTATGAAAAGGGCCTCCGCATTATGGAAAGGGTCTCCGCATTATAAAAAGGGTCTCCGCATTATGAAAAGGGCCTCAGCATTATGAAAAGGGCCTCCACATTATGAAAAGGGCCTCCACATTATGAAAAGGGCCTCCACATTATGAAAAGGGCCTCCACATTATGAAAAGGGTCTCCGCACTATGAAAAGGGCCTCCACATTATAAAAAGGGCCTCCACATTATGAAAAGGGCCTCCACATTATAAAAAGGGCCTCCACATTATGAAAAGGGCCTCCACATTATGAAAAGGGCCTCCACATTATGAAAAGGGCCTCCACATTATAAAAAGGGCCTCCACATTATGAAAAGGGCCTCCACATTATGAAAAGGGTCTCCGCATTATGAAAAGGGCCTCAGCATTATGAAAAGGGCCTCCGCTCTATGAAAAGGGTCTCCACATTATAAAAAGGGTCTCCGCATTATGAAAAGGGCCTCAGCATTATGAAAAGGGCCTCCACATTATGAAAAGGGTCTCCACATTATGAAAAGGGTCTCCGCACTATGAAAAGGGTCTCCACATTATAAAAAGGGTCTCCACATTATGAAAAGGGCCTCCGCTCTATGAAAAGGGTCTCCACATTATAAAAAGGGTCTCCGCATTATG is a window from the Oncorhynchus mykiss isolate Arlee chromosome 24, USDA_OmykA_1.1, whole genome shotgun sequence genome containing:
- the LOC110504086 gene encoding uncharacterized protein LOC110504086 isoform X1, translating into MNPLGRASQLLTLCPRGECVGRPPTQVTYIYSGMEQHCQPRQDSTISPMIGQRLDKSSSPGHRWDSTLSRMIGQLSGQSTSLDHGWDSTLSRMIGGLSNQSTSVRQLIGQIRLDQSSQWLDKGQDESQMMGPLVGELDESAAQWSGSSGADGSNSLGWVDLRGSGQTGVSSDQEGAPEAHSQSSSFPPGLEPLPHYQCLQRSGTSSQEVDRTGASDSFHPLLDEVTHNETAEPSMTFHLPEEDVEGPCFHEEESDHEALAGDLELSACSEEFVDDTWSVTSDPSPECLRGREEPPPPSPTLHDSLYQLTTSQCLPHNSALDVSPGAEVGVLAACSLSGASLCEDVPTLDKPLEGRDTDMESIPAPQTVDQGGAIIKDLGAGEPDAQLCSESKISPPIWERIVITYNSLFKCFRLLVQ
- the LOC110504086 gene encoding uncharacterized protein LOC110504086 isoform X2; translation: MEQHCQPRQDSTISPMIGQRLDKSSSPGHRWDSTLSRMIGQLSGQSTSLDHGWDSTLSRMIGGLSNQSTSVRQLIGQIRLDQSSQWLDKGQDESQMMGPLVGELDESAAQWSGSSGADGSNSLGWVDLRGSGQTGVSSDQEGAPEAHSQSSSFPPGLEPLPHYQCLQRSGTSSQEVDRTGASDSFHPLLDEVTHNETAEPSMTFHLPEEDVEGPCFHEEESDHEALAGDLELSACSEEFVDDTWSVTSDPSPECLRGREEPPPPSPTLHDSLYQLTTSQCLPHNSALDVSPGAEVGVLAACSLSGASLCEDVPTLDKPLEGRDTDMESIPAPQTVDQGGAIIKDLGAGEPDAQLCSESKISPPIWERIVITYNSLFKCFRLLVQ